In Hemibagrus wyckioides isolate EC202008001 linkage group LG21, SWU_Hwy_1.0, whole genome shotgun sequence, the following proteins share a genomic window:
- the LOC131342706 gene encoding transcription factor HES-5-like: protein MWQPYIPHCVSKLSHWFQTVRTSNKPKTHTFIWRFGSINRGAAASTNQTHSTQRDLQHRDTALAPTITSALNISNEHLPLNNKLRKPMVEKMRRDRINSSIEQLKSLLAPEFLNQQPDSKLEKADILEMTVSFLRQQQQPAFSSSSTAVNQGFSRCVHDIVHFLSKEEVKTQSQRKLLNHFQNLQPSSDENRRESVVVQLSSTEQQIISKEKSSVKSSLWRPW from the exons ATGTGGCAGCCCTACATTCCTCATTGTGTGTCCAAGCTCTCCCATTGGTTCCAAACTGTGAGAACCTCCAACAAGCCCAAGACCCACACATTCATATGGAGATTTGGGAGTATAAATAGAGGAGCTGCAGCCAGTACAAATCAGACCCACTCTACACAGAGAGATCTacagcacagagacacagcCCTGGCACCAACCATCACTTCAGCACTGAACATCTCAAACGAGCACCTACCTCTGAACAACAAG CTGAGGAAGCCGATGGTGGAGAAGATGCGCAGAGATCGTATCAACAGCAGCATTGAGCAGCTGAAGTCTCTCCTGGCTCCAGAGTTCCTCAACCAGCAGCCTGACTCCAAACTGGAGAAAGCAGATATCCTGGAGATGACAGTCAGCTTCCTGAGACAACAGCAGCAGCCTGCATTCTCCTCCAGCTCAACAGCGGTCAATCAAGGCTTTTCCAGATGTGTCCATGACATtgttcacttcctgtctaaAGAAGAGGTGAAGACACAGAGTCAGAGAAAACTGCTGAACCACTTCCAGAATCTGCAGCCATCTTCAGACGAGAACAGGAGGGAAAGTGTTGTGGTTCAGCTGAGCTCTACAGAGCAGCAGATCATCAGCAAAGAGAAGAGTTCAGTTAAGAGCTCCCTCTGGAGGCCCTGGTGA
- the LOC131342772 gene encoding polyadenylate-binding protein 1-A-like, translated as MGFSYINSRCFTPNLSLEHSQFNSNLYFLQIKIQDPNNGGRKISNQEDDSSPNITGVELFVKDVDPRISEQRLFNEFLPFGDIISFKLMMENGRSKGYGYVTYSNEAEAKTAISELNGKILGTKVLFIALSKSKEELARLKNRRNWTRKPCYKKDTKRFWPQRH; from the exons ATGGGGTTTTCATATATTAACTCCAGATGTTTCACTCCTAATCTGTCTCTAGAACATTCACAATTTAACTCCAACTTGTATTTCCTACAGATTAAAATTCAGGACCCCAACAATGGTGGCCGAAAAATCAGCAACCAAGAAGATGACAGCTCACCAAACATCACG GGAGTTGAACTATTCGTTAAAGACGTGGACCCCAGGATCAGTGAACAGCGCCTCTTTAATGAGTTCCTCCCGTTCGGAGACATCATCAGCTTTAAG CTGATGATGGAAAACGGGCGCTCAAAAGGATATGGCTATGTGACATACTCCAATGAAGCAGAGGCCAAAACAGCCATAAGCGAGCTAAACGGGAAGATCCTGGGAACCAAGGTTCTGTTCATCGCGCTGTCAAAATCCAAAGAGGAACTGGCCAGGCTGAAAAATCGAAGAAACTGGACACGCAAGCCGTGTTACAAGAAAGACACGAAGAGGTTCTGGCCACAGC gtcATTAA
- the LOC131342670 gene encoding transcription factor HES-5-like: MWQPYIPHCVSKLSHWLQTVRTSNKPKTHTFIWRFGSINRGAAASTNQTHSTQRDLQHRDTAMAPTITSALNISNEHLPLNNKLRKPMVEKMRRDRINSSIEQLKSLLAPEFLNQQPDSKLEKADILEMTVSFLRQKQQQQQPAFSSSSTAVNQGFSRCVHDIVHFLSKEEVKTQSQRKLLNHFQNLQPSSDENRRESVVVQLSSTEQQIISKEKSSVKSSLWRPW; the protein is encoded by the exons ATGTGGCAGCCCTACATTCCTCATTGTGTGTCCAAGCTCTCCCATTGGCTCCAAACTGTGAGAACCTCCAACAAGCCCAAGACCCACACATTCATATGGAGATTTGGGAGTATAAATAGAGGAGCTGCAGCCAGTACAAATCAGACCCACTCTACACAGAGAGATCTacagcacagagacacagcCATGGCACCAACCATCACTTCAGCACTGAACATCTCAAACGAGCACCTACCTCTGAACAACAAG CTGAGGAAGCCGATGGTGGAGAAGATGCGCAGAGATCGTATCAACAGCAGCATTGAGCAGCTGAAGTCTCTCCTGGCTCCAGAGTTCCTCAACCAGCAGCCTGACTCCAAACTGGAGAAAGCAGATATCCTGGAGATGACAGTCAGCTTCCTGAgacaaaagcagcagcagcagcagcctgcaTTCTCCTCCAGCTCAACAGCTGTCAATCAAGGCTTCTCCAGATGTGTCCATGACATtgttcacttcctgtctaaAGAAGAGGTGAAGACACAGAGCCAGAGAAAACTGCTGAACCACTTCCAGAATCTGCAGCCATCTTCAGACGAGAACAGGAGGGAAAGTGTTGTGGTTCAGCTGAGCTCTACAGAGCAGCAGATCATCAGCAAAGAGAAGAGTTCAGTTAAGAGCTCCCTCTGGAGGCCCTGGTAG
- the LOC131342182 gene encoding aerolysin-like protein, with translation MSYLAPVLRIGGQGGSEFDFNGIGNGATLKKIWVWAGGWQIKAIKVWLTDGQSRQFGNSDGKYSEFTFEDGEYFTSLSLWGNGAGTRLGAIKFKTNYKNTTREFFAHMTDWGLKKEYPIDVGSGICMGIAGRAGSDIDSLCFIFINTVKSTKLTNVQYPTLHSVIPNVAVEEIKSTTYRNNTSQTQEYKLETSKTITRKSSWSVTNKLETSFNMEVKAGIPEVVEVTAGFSLTVGSESSYGLENTEERSERFSFPVKVPPGKTVDVDITIGRATVDLPYNGTVQITCYNNSVLEFKTSGTYKGLSYTDAKIIVNE, from the coding sequence ATGTCATACTTGGCACCAGTCCTTAGAATTGGAGGGCAAGGAGGAAGTGAATTTGATTTTAATGGTATTGGAAACGGAGCCACACTGAAAAAGATCTGGGTTTGGGCCGGCGGCTGGCAGATAAAAGCCATCAAGGTTTGGCTAACTGACGGCCAGTCCAGGCAATTTGGTAACTCTGATGGGAAGTATTCAGAATTTACATTTGAAGATGGAGAGTATTTCACTTCCCTTTCACTTTGGGGAAATGGAGCTGGAACACGTCTGGGTGCCATCAAATTCAAGACGaattataaaaacacaacacgTGAGTTCTTCGCACACATGACAGACTGGGGGCTGAAAAAAGAATATCCAATTGATGTGGGATCTGGGATCTGCATGGGAATTGCAGGCCGTGCCGGTTCAGATATTGATTCCTTATGCTTCATATTCATCAACACCGTCAAATCTACTAAGCTAACAAATGTTCAGTATCCCACGCTTCATAGTGTGATACCTAATGTCGCTGTTGAGGAAATCAAATCCACGACTTACCGAAATAATACCAGTCAAACTCAAGAATACAAATTAGAAACCTCCAAAACAATCACCAGAAAGTCATCCTGGTCTGTTACCAACAAGCTGGAAACCTCCTTTAACATGGAAGTGAAAGCAGGAATTCCAGAGGTTGTGGAAGTAACAGCTGGATTCAGTCTCACAGTGGGAAGCGAGAGCTCATATGGTTTGGAGAACACTGAGGAGAGATCTGAGCGGTTTTCTTTTCCTGTCAAAGTCCCTCCAGGGAAAACCGTGGATGTGGACATTACAATCGGCCGGGCTACAGTTGATCTCCCCTACAATGGTACGGTCCAGATTACCTGCTACAATAACAGTGTGCTGGAGTTTAAAACCAGTGGAACCTACAAAGGGCTGAGTTACACTGATGCAAAAATAAttgtgaatgaataa
- the LOC131342671 gene encoding transcription factor HES-5-like — MSPSPSPHPSTCSPETWILSSARRTLSMWQPYIPHCVSKLSHWLQSVRTSNKPKTHTFIWRFGSINRGAAASTNQTHSTQRDLQHRDTAMAPTITSALNISNEHLPLNNKLRKPMVEKMRRDRINSSIEQLKSLLAPEFLNQQPDSKLEKADILEMTVSFLRQQQQQQQPAFSSSSTAVNQGFSRCVHDIVHFLSKEEVKTQSQRKLLNHFQNLQPSSDENRRESVVVQLSSTEQQIISKEKSSVKSSLWRPW, encoded by the exons ATGagtccatctccatcaccccaCCCCTCCACCTGCTCCCCTGAGACATGGATATTGTCCTCTGCTAGAAGAACACTGAGCATGTGGCAGCCCTACATTCCTCATTGTGTGTCCAAGCTCTCCCATTGGCTCCAAAGTGTGAGAACCTCCAACAAGCCCAAGACCCACACATTCATATGGAGATTTGGGAGTATAAATAGAGGAGCTGCAGCCAGTACAAATCAGACCCACTCTACACAGAGAGATCTacagcacagagacacagcCATGGCACCAACCATCACTTCAGCACTGAACATCTCAAACGAGCACCTACCTCTGAACAACAAG CTGAGGAAGCCGATGGTGGAGAAGATGCGCAGAGATCGTATCAACAGCAGCATTGAGCAGCTGAAGTCTCTCCTGGCTCCAGAGTTCCTCAACCAGCAGCCTGACTCCAAACTGGAGAAAGCAGATATCCTGGAGATGACAGTCAGCTTCCTGagacaacagcagcagcagcagcagcctgcaTTCTCCTCCAGCTCAACAGCTGTCAATCAAGGCTTCTCCAGATGTGTCCATGACATtgttcacttcctgtctaaAGAAGAGGTGAAGACACAGAGTCAGAGAAAACTGCTGAACCACTTCCAGAATCTGCAGCCATCTTCAGACGAGAACAGGAGGGAAAGTGTTGTGGTTCAGCTGAGCTCTACAGAGCAGCAGATCATCAGCAAAGAGAAGAGTTCAGTTAAGAGCTCCCTCTGGAGGCCCTGGTGA
- the LOC131342773 gene encoding transcription factor HES-5-like gives MVEKMRRDRINSSIEQLKSLLAPEFLNQQPDSKLEKADILEMTVSFLRQQQQPSFSSSSTAVNQGFSRCVHDIVHFLSKEEVKTQSQRKLLNHFQKVLWFS, from the coding sequence ATGGTGGAGAAGATGCGCAGAGATCGTATCAACAGCAGCATTGAGCAGCTGAAGTCTCTCCTGGCTCCAGAGTTCCTCAACCAGCAGCCTGACTCCAAACTGGAGAAAGCAGATATCCTGGAGATGACAGTCAGCTTCCTGAGACAACAGCAGCAGCCTTCATTCTCCTCCAGCTCAACAGCTGTCAATCAAGGCTTCTCCAGATGTGTCCATGACATTGTCCACTTCCTGTCTAAAGAAGAGGTGAAGACACAGAGCCAGAGAAAACTGCTGAACCACTTCCAGAAAGTGTTGTGGTTCAGCTGA